From a region of the Archocentrus centrarchus isolate MPI-CPG fArcCen1 chromosome 18, fArcCen1, whole genome shotgun sequence genome:
- the LOC115797408 gene encoding nascent polypeptide-associated complex subunit alpha, muscle-specific form-like isoform X3: MDLQICHCCGWSKVTTYQGLRIHQGRMGCTPKGVRVAEPQQKYSWGYVGHANTQIDLKLDVHTSYKIKETTEYSDLSLQVCHCGWSKRTTYQGLRIHQGRMGCTPKGAGIPKKEQYDWKNQREEMDHWKHLSAKKETVKKQNFPESPSMYSCANAGATAIFKEEYKLTASVHAQRSSLQELPTLPQVSRTTREPSAPPYPGNVVRPKKKKIKQQTLSQMEESSAVAEYWSVDCYTDYATPAVKIKEEPKSLIALAAPRSSFQRTSSRQLQEFSTAVPSSGFQAQQSVRAPPTAPPLEAAVLPMKKDRREQTQATGPARKPSAPPYPGNIHTQKEKKIKQPASQMEESSAVAEYWSADFYTDYATPAVKIKEEPKSPLAAPRSSFQRTSSCQPQEFPTAVTVQQSVGAPPTAPPLEAAVLPMKKNRSEQTQSSGFQVQQSVRAPPTAPPLEAAVLPMKKDRREQTQATGPARKTSAPPYPGNIHTQKEKKIKQPASQTEDSSAVAGYLRGDRSADCATTATKINKKPKSSLATPQPSFQRATSSQQQELSSGVQVKGSVREASSTLQLEAAVTPKETNREHKTQGTKSSRYHPPSPPPVPPKKNSALFKEMLESFKTELQPKIQMMEGKSCEIRPAETACRPESVPDLTNTNSQTGSAAADVSPKENPTLLNEAAEAEGSTGMKVKELARRFSATTASETVIPPKEKHGAHQKLSQNSAEPTKISSCADSTATPIIREEYKPSTSAFAQRPSQRANNSKSDHQLQTFCTLPQVTGPARKPSAPPYPGNIHTQKEKTMKQPTLSQMEDSSAVAGYWSVDIYTDDATPAVKVKEKPKSPLATPQPSFQRATSSQQQELSSGVQVKGSVREVPSTLQLEAAVTPKETNREHQTQMMSLASDHPTTTHPEAAEEAEEKHRENPTFPQGTKSSRYHPPSPPPVPPKKNSALFKEMLESFKTELQPKIQMMEGKSCEIRPAETACRPESVPDLTNTNSQTGSAAADVSPKENPTLLNEAAEAEGSTGMKVKELARRFSATTASETVIPPKEKHGAPQKLSQVKLLTQRFSAISAQETAGGAKEKQREEQKRSQMLTDSTRDATKVNSAATKATLEKGPELSCENAQFSSGLKVKDLARMFSASATQEKAIGPKEKQREEQKPAQRVKLLVWKLSAREGKDHHTEKDEEDQKPSKI; encoded by the exons ATGGACCTCCAGATTTGCCACTGCTGCGGATGGTCCAAAGTGACAACTTACCAGGGCCTGAGAATTCACCAGGGGAGGATGGGATGCACCCCGAAGGGCGTGAGGGTTGCAGAGCCTCAACAGAAATACTCGTGGGGATATGTGGGACATGCAAACACTCAAATAGACCTCAAGCTAGATGTCCACACCTCTTACAAGATTA AAGAAACAACAGAATATTCAGACCTGAGCCTCCAGGTTTGTCACTGCGGATGGAGCAAACGTACGACTTACCAGGGCTTAAGAATTCACCAGGGGAGGATGGGATGCACACCAAAGGGAGCGGGGATCCCCAAAAAAGAGCAGTATGACTGGAAAAATCAGAGGGAAGAGATGGATCACTGGAAACATTTGTCAGCTAAGAAAGAAACTGTGAAGAAGCAG AATTTTCCAGAGTCACCAAGCATGTACAGTTGTGCCAACGCTGGAGCAACAGCCATATTCAAAGAAGAATACAAACTAA CAGCCTCTGTACATGCACAACGGTCCTCCCTGCAGGAGCTGCCCACCCTTCCACAG GTGAGCAGAACCACCAGGGAGCCTTCAGCACCACCATATCCAGGAAATGTGGTCAGgcccaagaagaaaaaaataaagcagcaaacACTCTCACAG ATGGAGGAGAGCAGTGCAGTGGCAGAATACTGGAGTGTTGACTGCTATACTGACTATGCAACACCAGCAGTCAAAATCAAGGAGGAGCCAAAATCAC TTATAGCACTTGCAGCTCCACGATCATCTTTCCAAAGAACCAGCAGCCGCCAGCTACAGGAATTCTCCACTGCTGTGCCA TCTTCTGGATTTCAGGCACAACAATCTGTTAGAGCACCTCCAACTGCTCCACCTCTGGAAGCAGCAGTGCTGCCTATGAAGAAAGATCGGAGGGAGCAAACACAG gCGACTGGACCTGCCAGGAAGCCTTCAGCACCACCATACCCaggaaacatacacacacaaaaggagaagaaaataaagcagCCAGCATCACAG ATGGAGGAGAGCAGTGCAGTGGCAGAATACTGGAGTGCTGACTTCTATACTGACTATGCAACACCAGCAGTCAAAATCAAGGAGGAGCCAAAATCAC CACTTGCAGCTCCACGATCATCTTTCCAAAGAACCAGCAGCTGCCAGCCACAGgaattccccactgctgtgacG GTACAACAATCTGTTGGAGCTCCTCCAACTGCTCCACCTCTGGAAGCAGCAGTGCTGCCTATGAAGAAAAATAGGAGCGAGCAAACACAG TCTTCTGGATTTCAGGTACAACAATCTGTTAGAGCACCTCCAACTGCTCCACCTCTGGAAGCAGCAGTGCTGCCTATGAAGAAAGATCGGAGGGAGCAAACACAG gcgACTGGACCTGCCAGGAAGACTTCAGCACCACCATACCCaggaaacatacacacacaaaaggagaagaaaataaagcagCCAGCATCACAG ACAGAAGACAGCAGTGCAGTGGCAGGATATCTGAGAGGTGACCGCTCTGCAGACTGTGCAACAACAGCAACCAAAATAAACAAGAAGCCAAAATCAT CACTTGCAACTCCACAACCATCTTTCCAAAGAGCcaccagcagccagcagcaggagCTCTCCTCTGGTGTGCAG GTGAAAGGATCTGTGAGAGAAGCTTCAAGTACTCTCCAACTGGAAGCTGCAGTGACGCCTAAAGAGACAAACAGGGAGCATAAAACACAG GGGACCAAATCATCCCGGTATCATCCACCATCTCCACCTCCAGTCCCGCCTAAGAAGAACTCGGCTTTATTCAAGGAAATGTTGGAGAGCTTTAAAACAGAATTACAGCCAAAAATTCAGATGATGGAAGGGAAAAGTTGTGAAATCAGACCAGCAGAGACAGCCTGCAGACCAGAG AGCGTCCCAGatttaacaaacacaaacagccaaACAGGTTCTGCAGCAGCAGACGTGTCACCAAAGGAGAATCCAACACTGT tgaaTGAAGCTGCAGAGGCTGAAGGCTCCACTGGCATGAAG GTGAAGGAACTAGCCCGCAGGTTTTCAGCTACTACAGCCAGTGAGACAGTGATCCCACCAAAGGAGAAACATGGAGCACACCAGAAACTGTCTCAG AATTCAGCAGAACCTACAAAGATAAGCAGCTGTGCCGACTCCACAGCAACACCCATAATCAGGGAAGAATACAAACCAT CCACTTCTGCATTTGCACAGCGCCCCTCCCAAAGGGCCAATAACTCAAAGTCAGACCATCAGCTGCAGACGTTCTGCACCCTTCCACAG gTGACTGGACCTGCCAGGAAGCCTTCAGCACCACCATACCCaggaaacatacacacacaaaaggagaaaacaatGAAGCAGCCAACATTATCACAG ATGGAAGACAGCAGTGCAGTGGCAGGATATTGGAGTGTTGACATCTATACTGACGATGCAACACCAGCAGTCAAAGTCAAGGAGAAGCCAAAATCAC CACTTGCAACTCCACAACCATCTTTCCAAAGAGCcaccagcagccagcagcaggagCTCTCCTCTGGTGTGCAG GTGAAAGGATCTGTGAGAGAAGTTCCAAGTACTCTCCAACTGGAAGCTGCAGTGACGCCTAAAGAGACAAACAGGGAGCATCAAACACAG ATGATGAGTTTGGCCAGTGACCATCCAACAACCACACACccagaagcagcagaagaagctgaggaaaagcacagagagaatcCAACATTTCCACAG GGGACCAAATCATCCCGGTATCATCCACCATCTCCACCTCCAGTCCCGCCTAAGAAGAACTCGGCTTTATTCAAGGAAATGTTGGAGAGCTTTAAGACAGAATTACAGCCAAAAATTCAGATGATGGAAGGGAAAAGTTGTGAAATCAGACCAGCAGAGACAGCCTGCAGACCAGAG AGCGTCCCAGatttaacaaacacaaacagccaaACAGGTTCTGCAGCAGCAGACGTGTCACCAAAGGAGAATCCAACACTGT tgaaTGAAGCTGCAGAGGCTGAAGGCTCCACTGGCATGAAG GTGAAGGAACTAGCCCGCAGGTTTTCAGCTACTACAGCCAGTGAGACAGTGATCCCACCAAAGGAGAAACATGGAGCACCCCAGAAACTGTCTCAG GTGAAGCTACTGACTCAAAGGTTTTCAGCCATTTCTGCCCAGGAAACAGCAGGCGGAGCaaaggagaaacaaagagaggaaCAAAAACGCTCACAG ATGTTGACAGATTCAACACGTGATGCCACCAAAGTCAATTCTGCAGCAACAAAAGCAACACTGGAGAAGGGTCCCGAATTAT CATGTGAAAATGCACAGTTCTCCTCTGGTTTGAAG GTGAAGGATCTGGCCCGGATGTTTTCAGCAAGCGCGACACAGGAAAAAGCAATCGGaccaaaagagaaacaaagagaagaaCAGAAACCTGCACAGCGG GTGAAGCTACTTGTCTGGAAGCTTTCAGCCAGGGAAGGCAAAGATCATCATACAGAGAAAGATGAGGAGGATCAAAAACCCTCAAAG ATATAA
- the LOC115797408 gene encoding nascent polypeptide-associated complex subunit alpha, muscle-specific form-like isoform X9, producing MHNGPPCRSCPPFHRTTREPSAPPYPGNVVRPKKKKIKQQTLSQMEESSAVAEYWSVDCYTDYATPAVKIKEEPKSLIALAAPRSSFQRTSSRQLQEFSTAVPSSGFQAQQSVRAPPTAPPLEAAVLPMKKDRREQTQATGPARKPSAPPYPGNIHTQKEKKIKQPASQMEESSAVAEYWSADFYTDYATPAVKIKEEPKSPLAAPRSSFQRTSSCQPQEFPTAVTVQQSVGAPPTAPPLEAAVLPMKKNRSEQTQSSGFQVQQSVRAPPTAPPLEAAVLPMKKDRREQTQATGPARKTSAPPYPGNIHTQKEKKIKQPASQTEDSSAVAGYLRGDRSADCATTATKINKKPKSSLATPQPSFQRATSSQQQELSSGVQVKGSVREASSTLQLEAAVTPKETNREHKTQGTKSSRYHPPSPPPVPPKKNSALFKEMLESFKTELQPKIQMMEGKSCEIRPAETACRPESVPDLTNTNSQTGSAAADVSPKENPTLLNEAAEAEGSTGMKVKELARRFSATTASETVIPPKEKHGAHQKLSQNSAEPTKISSCADSTATPIIREEYKPSTSAFAQRPSQRANNSKSDHQLQTFCTLPQVTGPARKPSAPPYPGNIHTQKEKTMKQPTLSQMEDSSAVAGYWSVDIYTDDATPAVKVKEKPKSPLATPQPSFQRATSSQQQELSSGVQVKGSVREVPSTLQLEAAVTPKETNREHQTQMMSLASDHPTTTHPEAAEEAEEKHRENPTFPQGTKSSRYHPPSPPPVPPKKNSALFKEMLESFKTELQPKIQMMEGKSCEIRPAETACRPESVPDLTNTNSQTGSAAADVSPKENPTLLNEAAEAEGSTGMKVKELARRFSATTASETVIPPKEKHGAPQKLSQVKLLTQRFSAISAQETAGGAKEKQREEQKRSQMLTDSTRDATKVNSAATKATLEKGPELSCENAQFSSGLKVKDLARMFSASATQEKAIGPKEKQREEQKPAQRVKLLVWKLSAREGKDHHTEKDEEDQKPSKQI from the exons ATGCACAACGGTCCTCCCTGCAGGAGCTGCCCACCCTTCCACAG AACCACCAGGGAGCCTTCAGCACCACCATATCCAGGAAATGTGGTCAGgcccaagaagaaaaaaataaagcagcaaacACTCTCACAG ATGGAGGAGAGCAGTGCAGTGGCAGAATACTGGAGTGTTGACTGCTATACTGACTATGCAACACCAGCAGTCAAAATCAAGGAGGAGCCAAAATCAC TTATAGCACTTGCAGCTCCACGATCATCTTTCCAAAGAACCAGCAGCCGCCAGCTACAGGAATTCTCCACTGCTGTGCCA TCTTCTGGATTTCAGGCACAACAATCTGTTAGAGCACCTCCAACTGCTCCACCTCTGGAAGCAGCAGTGCTGCCTATGAAGAAAGATCGGAGGGAGCAAACACAG gCGACTGGACCTGCCAGGAAGCCTTCAGCACCACCATACCCaggaaacatacacacacaaaaggagaagaaaataaagcagCCAGCATCACAG ATGGAGGAGAGCAGTGCAGTGGCAGAATACTGGAGTGCTGACTTCTATACTGACTATGCAACACCAGCAGTCAAAATCAAGGAGGAGCCAAAATCAC CACTTGCAGCTCCACGATCATCTTTCCAAAGAACCAGCAGCTGCCAGCCACAGgaattccccactgctgtgacG GTACAACAATCTGTTGGAGCTCCTCCAACTGCTCCACCTCTGGAAGCAGCAGTGCTGCCTATGAAGAAAAATAGGAGCGAGCAAACACAG TCTTCTGGATTTCAGGTACAACAATCTGTTAGAGCACCTCCAACTGCTCCACCTCTGGAAGCAGCAGTGCTGCCTATGAAGAAAGATCGGAGGGAGCAAACACAG gcgACTGGACCTGCCAGGAAGACTTCAGCACCACCATACCCaggaaacatacacacacaaaaggagaagaaaataaagcagCCAGCATCACAG ACAGAAGACAGCAGTGCAGTGGCAGGATATCTGAGAGGTGACCGCTCTGCAGACTGTGCAACAACAGCAACCAAAATAAACAAGAAGCCAAAATCAT CACTTGCAACTCCACAACCATCTTTCCAAAGAGCcaccagcagccagcagcaggagCTCTCCTCTGGTGTGCAG GTGAAAGGATCTGTGAGAGAAGCTTCAAGTACTCTCCAACTGGAAGCTGCAGTGACGCCTAAAGAGACAAACAGGGAGCATAAAACACAG GGGACCAAATCATCCCGGTATCATCCACCATCTCCACCTCCAGTCCCGCCTAAGAAGAACTCGGCTTTATTCAAGGAAATGTTGGAGAGCTTTAAAACAGAATTACAGCCAAAAATTCAGATGATGGAAGGGAAAAGTTGTGAAATCAGACCAGCAGAGACAGCCTGCAGACCAGAG AGCGTCCCAGatttaacaaacacaaacagccaaACAGGTTCTGCAGCAGCAGACGTGTCACCAAAGGAGAATCCAACACTGT tgaaTGAAGCTGCAGAGGCTGAAGGCTCCACTGGCATGAAG GTGAAGGAACTAGCCCGCAGGTTTTCAGCTACTACAGCCAGTGAGACAGTGATCCCACCAAAGGAGAAACATGGAGCACACCAGAAACTGTCTCAG AATTCAGCAGAACCTACAAAGATAAGCAGCTGTGCCGACTCCACAGCAACACCCATAATCAGGGAAGAATACAAACCAT CCACTTCTGCATTTGCACAGCGCCCCTCCCAAAGGGCCAATAACTCAAAGTCAGACCATCAGCTGCAGACGTTCTGCACCCTTCCACAG gTGACTGGACCTGCCAGGAAGCCTTCAGCACCACCATACCCaggaaacatacacacacaaaaggagaaaacaatGAAGCAGCCAACATTATCACAG ATGGAAGACAGCAGTGCAGTGGCAGGATATTGGAGTGTTGACATCTATACTGACGATGCAACACCAGCAGTCAAAGTCAAGGAGAAGCCAAAATCAC CACTTGCAACTCCACAACCATCTTTCCAAAGAGCcaccagcagccagcagcaggagCTCTCCTCTGGTGTGCAG GTGAAAGGATCTGTGAGAGAAGTTCCAAGTACTCTCCAACTGGAAGCTGCAGTGACGCCTAAAGAGACAAACAGGGAGCATCAAACACAG ATGATGAGTTTGGCCAGTGACCATCCAACAACCACACACccagaagcagcagaagaagctgaggaaaagcacagagagaatcCAACATTTCCACAG GGGACCAAATCATCCCGGTATCATCCACCATCTCCACCTCCAGTCCCGCCTAAGAAGAACTCGGCTTTATTCAAGGAAATGTTGGAGAGCTTTAAGACAGAATTACAGCCAAAAATTCAGATGATGGAAGGGAAAAGTTGTGAAATCAGACCAGCAGAGACAGCCTGCAGACCAGAG AGCGTCCCAGatttaacaaacacaaacagccaaACAGGTTCTGCAGCAGCAGACGTGTCACCAAAGGAGAATCCAACACTGT tgaaTGAAGCTGCAGAGGCTGAAGGCTCCACTGGCATGAAG GTGAAGGAACTAGCCCGCAGGTTTTCAGCTACTACAGCCAGTGAGACAGTGATCCCACCAAAGGAGAAACATGGAGCACCCCAGAAACTGTCTCAG GTGAAGCTACTGACTCAAAGGTTTTCAGCCATTTCTGCCCAGGAAACAGCAGGCGGAGCaaaggagaaacaaagagaggaaCAAAAACGCTCACAG ATGTTGACAGATTCAACACGTGATGCCACCAAAGTCAATTCTGCAGCAACAAAAGCAACACTGGAGAAGGGTCCCGAATTAT CATGTGAAAATGCACAGTTCTCCTCTGGTTTGAAG GTGAAGGATCTGGCCCGGATGTTTTCAGCAAGCGCGACACAGGAAAAAGCAATCGGaccaaaagagaaacaaagagaagaaCAGAAACCTGCACAGCGG GTGAAGCTACTTGTCTGGAAGCTTTCAGCCAGGGAAGGCAAAGATCATCATACAGAGAAAGATGAGGAGGATCAAAAACCCTCAAAG CAGATATAA
- the LOC115797408 gene encoding nascent polypeptide-associated complex subunit alpha, muscle-specific form-like isoform X1, with protein sequence MDLQICHCCGWSKVTTYQGLRIHQGRMGCTPKGVRVAEPQQKYSWGYVGHANTQIDLKLDVHTSYKIKETTEYSDLSLQVCHCGWSKRTTYQGLRIHQGRMGCTPKGAGIPKKEQYDWKNQREEMDHWKHLSAKKETVKKQNFPESPSMYSCANAGATAIFKEEYKLTASVHAQRSSLQELPTLPQVSRTTREPSAPPYPGNVVRPKKKKIKQQTLSQMEESSAVAEYWSVDCYTDYATPAVKIKEEPKSLIALAAPRSSFQRTSSRQLQEFSTAVPSSGFQAQQSVRAPPTAPPLEAAVLPMKKDRREQTQATGPARKPSAPPYPGNIHTQKEKKIKQPASQMEESSAVAEYWSADFYTDYATPAVKIKEEPKSPLAAPRSSFQRTSSCQPQEFPTAVTVQQSVGAPPTAPPLEAAVLPMKKNRSEQTQSSGFQVQQSVRAPPTAPPLEAAVLPMKKDRREQTQATGPARKTSAPPYPGNIHTQKEKKIKQPASQTEDSSAVAGYLRGDRSADCATTATKINKKPKSSLATPQPSFQRATSSQQQELSSGVQVKGSVREASSTLQLEAAVTPKETNREHKTQGTKSSRYHPPSPPPVPPKKNSALFKEMLESFKTELQPKIQMMEGKSCEIRPAETACRPESVPDLTNTNSQTGSAAADVSPKENPTLLNEAAEAEGSTGMKVKELARRFSATTASETVIPPKEKHGAHQKLSQNSAEPTKISSCADSTATPIIREEYKPSTSAFAQRPSQRANNSKSDHQLQTFCTLPQVTGPARKPSAPPYPGNIHTQKEKTMKQPTLSQMEDSSAVAGYWSVDIYTDDATPAVKVKEKPKSPLATPQPSFQRATSSQQQELSSGVQVKGSVREVPSTLQLEAAVTPKETNREHQTQMMSLASDHPTTTHPEAAEEAEEKHRENPTFPQGTKSSRYHPPSPPPVPPKKNSALFKEMLESFKTELQPKIQMMEGKSCEIRPAETACRPESVPDLTNTNSQTGSAAADVSPKENPTLLNEAAEAEGSTGMKVKELARRFSATTASETVIPPKEKHGAPQKLSQVKLLTQRFSAISAQETAGGAKEKQREEQKRSQMLTDSTRDATKVNSAATKATLEKGPELSCENAQFSSGLKVKDLARMFSASATQEKAIGPKEKQREEQKPAQRVKLLVWKLSAREGKDHHTEKDEEDQKPSKQI encoded by the exons ATGGACCTCCAGATTTGCCACTGCTGCGGATGGTCCAAAGTGACAACTTACCAGGGCCTGAGAATTCACCAGGGGAGGATGGGATGCACCCCGAAGGGCGTGAGGGTTGCAGAGCCTCAACAGAAATACTCGTGGGGATATGTGGGACATGCAAACACTCAAATAGACCTCAAGCTAGATGTCCACACCTCTTACAAGATTA AAGAAACAACAGAATATTCAGACCTGAGCCTCCAGGTTTGTCACTGCGGATGGAGCAAACGTACGACTTACCAGGGCTTAAGAATTCACCAGGGGAGGATGGGATGCACACCAAAGGGAGCGGGGATCCCCAAAAAAGAGCAGTATGACTGGAAAAATCAGAGGGAAGAGATGGATCACTGGAAACATTTGTCAGCTAAGAAAGAAACTGTGAAGAAGCAG AATTTTCCAGAGTCACCAAGCATGTACAGTTGTGCCAACGCTGGAGCAACAGCCATATTCAAAGAAGAATACAAACTAA CAGCCTCTGTACATGCACAACGGTCCTCCCTGCAGGAGCTGCCCACCCTTCCACAG GTGAGCAGAACCACCAGGGAGCCTTCAGCACCACCATATCCAGGAAATGTGGTCAGgcccaagaagaaaaaaataaagcagcaaacACTCTCACAG ATGGAGGAGAGCAGTGCAGTGGCAGAATACTGGAGTGTTGACTGCTATACTGACTATGCAACACCAGCAGTCAAAATCAAGGAGGAGCCAAAATCAC TTATAGCACTTGCAGCTCCACGATCATCTTTCCAAAGAACCAGCAGCCGCCAGCTACAGGAATTCTCCACTGCTGTGCCA TCTTCTGGATTTCAGGCACAACAATCTGTTAGAGCACCTCCAACTGCTCCACCTCTGGAAGCAGCAGTGCTGCCTATGAAGAAAGATCGGAGGGAGCAAACACAG gCGACTGGACCTGCCAGGAAGCCTTCAGCACCACCATACCCaggaaacatacacacacaaaaggagaagaaaataaagcagCCAGCATCACAG ATGGAGGAGAGCAGTGCAGTGGCAGAATACTGGAGTGCTGACTTCTATACTGACTATGCAACACCAGCAGTCAAAATCAAGGAGGAGCCAAAATCAC CACTTGCAGCTCCACGATCATCTTTCCAAAGAACCAGCAGCTGCCAGCCACAGgaattccccactgctgtgacG GTACAACAATCTGTTGGAGCTCCTCCAACTGCTCCACCTCTGGAAGCAGCAGTGCTGCCTATGAAGAAAAATAGGAGCGAGCAAACACAG TCTTCTGGATTTCAGGTACAACAATCTGTTAGAGCACCTCCAACTGCTCCACCTCTGGAAGCAGCAGTGCTGCCTATGAAGAAAGATCGGAGGGAGCAAACACAG gcgACTGGACCTGCCAGGAAGACTTCAGCACCACCATACCCaggaaacatacacacacaaaaggagaagaaaataaagcagCCAGCATCACAG ACAGAAGACAGCAGTGCAGTGGCAGGATATCTGAGAGGTGACCGCTCTGCAGACTGTGCAACAACAGCAACCAAAATAAACAAGAAGCCAAAATCAT CACTTGCAACTCCACAACCATCTTTCCAAAGAGCcaccagcagccagcagcaggagCTCTCCTCTGGTGTGCAG GTGAAAGGATCTGTGAGAGAAGCTTCAAGTACTCTCCAACTGGAAGCTGCAGTGACGCCTAAAGAGACAAACAGGGAGCATAAAACACAG GGGACCAAATCATCCCGGTATCATCCACCATCTCCACCTCCAGTCCCGCCTAAGAAGAACTCGGCTTTATTCAAGGAAATGTTGGAGAGCTTTAAAACAGAATTACAGCCAAAAATTCAGATGATGGAAGGGAAAAGTTGTGAAATCAGACCAGCAGAGACAGCCTGCAGACCAGAG AGCGTCCCAGatttaacaaacacaaacagccaaACAGGTTCTGCAGCAGCAGACGTGTCACCAAAGGAGAATCCAACACTGT tgaaTGAAGCTGCAGAGGCTGAAGGCTCCACTGGCATGAAG GTGAAGGAACTAGCCCGCAGGTTTTCAGCTACTACAGCCAGTGAGACAGTGATCCCACCAAAGGAGAAACATGGAGCACACCAGAAACTGTCTCAG AATTCAGCAGAACCTACAAAGATAAGCAGCTGTGCCGACTCCACAGCAACACCCATAATCAGGGAAGAATACAAACCAT CCACTTCTGCATTTGCACAGCGCCCCTCCCAAAGGGCCAATAACTCAAAGTCAGACCATCAGCTGCAGACGTTCTGCACCCTTCCACAG gTGACTGGACCTGCCAGGAAGCCTTCAGCACCACCATACCCaggaaacatacacacacaaaaggagaaaacaatGAAGCAGCCAACATTATCACAG ATGGAAGACAGCAGTGCAGTGGCAGGATATTGGAGTGTTGACATCTATACTGACGATGCAACACCAGCAGTCAAAGTCAAGGAGAAGCCAAAATCAC CACTTGCAACTCCACAACCATCTTTCCAAAGAGCcaccagcagccagcagcaggagCTCTCCTCTGGTGTGCAG GTGAAAGGATCTGTGAGAGAAGTTCCAAGTACTCTCCAACTGGAAGCTGCAGTGACGCCTAAAGAGACAAACAGGGAGCATCAAACACAG ATGATGAGTTTGGCCAGTGACCATCCAACAACCACACACccagaagcagcagaagaagctgaggaaaagcacagagagaatcCAACATTTCCACAG GGGACCAAATCATCCCGGTATCATCCACCATCTCCACCTCCAGTCCCGCCTAAGAAGAACTCGGCTTTATTCAAGGAAATGTTGGAGAGCTTTAAGACAGAATTACAGCCAAAAATTCAGATGATGGAAGGGAAAAGTTGTGAAATCAGACCAGCAGAGACAGCCTGCAGACCAGAG AGCGTCCCAGatttaacaaacacaaacagccaaACAGGTTCTGCAGCAGCAGACGTGTCACCAAAGGAGAATCCAACACTGT tgaaTGAAGCTGCAGAGGCTGAAGGCTCCACTGGCATGAAG GTGAAGGAACTAGCCCGCAGGTTTTCAGCTACTACAGCCAGTGAGACAGTGATCCCACCAAAGGAGAAACATGGAGCACCCCAGAAACTGTCTCAG GTGAAGCTACTGACTCAAAGGTTTTCAGCCATTTCTGCCCAGGAAACAGCAGGCGGAGCaaaggagaaacaaagagaggaaCAAAAACGCTCACAG ATGTTGACAGATTCAACACGTGATGCCACCAAAGTCAATTCTGCAGCAACAAAAGCAACACTGGAGAAGGGTCCCGAATTAT CATGTGAAAATGCACAGTTCTCCTCTGGTTTGAAG GTGAAGGATCTGGCCCGGATGTTTTCAGCAAGCGCGACACAGGAAAAAGCAATCGGaccaaaagagaaacaaagagaagaaCAGAAACCTGCACAGCGG GTGAAGCTACTTGTCTGGAAGCTTTCAGCCAGGGAAGGCAAAGATCATCATACAGAGAAAGATGAGGAGGATCAAAAACCCTCAAAG CAGATATAA